The Gloeocapsa sp. DLM2.Bin57 genome window below encodes:
- a CDS encoding 5-(carboxyamino)imidazole ribonucleotide synthase, protein MIKRVGVIGGGQLASMMLPSAAKLGLELVVQTPSKDDPAAVKGVEVVLGAIDDAIATAKLASLTEVITFENEFINLEALQSLANQGVCFYPSLTSLAPLLDKYEQRCYLEKIGLPIPEFKSLTTQEDINSVKEFPVVLKARRHGYDGQGTFIVKDLVELETIWQKLGCRQMLLESYIPFSKELAVMAARNSQGEIAIYTVVETQQQEQVCRRVYAPALISAKISLEVEAIARTLLEKLDLVGIVGIEFFLTKDNRVLVNEIAPRTHNSGHYTIDACNISQFEMHLRVIAGLPLDDPSLQCQGAVMVNLLGYEYNISDYAHKRRQLENLPQTTVHWYDKLESRPGRKLGHVTTLLNDSQDLQQLSLIAEKIESIWYF, encoded by the coding sequence ATGATTAAAAGAGTAGGTGTAATCGGGGGTGGGCAATTAGCCTCGATGATGCTACCCTCCGCGGCTAAATTAGGTTTAGAATTAGTTGTACAGACTCCGAGTAAGGATGATCCTGCAGCTGTTAAAGGTGTAGAAGTAGTTTTAGGGGCTATAGATGATGCGATCGCCACTGCTAAATTGGCGAGTTTAACTGAGGTAATTACTTTTGAGAATGAGTTTATTAATTTAGAGGCTTTACAATCTTTAGCTAATCAGGGTGTGTGTTTTTATCCTAGTTTAACTAGCTTAGCTCCTTTATTGGATAAATATGAGCAGAGATGTTATCTAGAGAAAATCGGGTTACCGATTCCTGAGTTTAAGAGTTTAACTACCCAAGAAGATATTAACTCGGTAAAAGAATTTCCTGTGGTTTTAAAAGCCCGACGTCATGGTTATGATGGACAAGGAACGTTTATAGTTAAGGATTTAGTAGAGTTAGAGACAATCTGGCAAAAATTAGGTTGTCGGCAAATGCTGTTAGAGAGTTACATTCCTTTTAGTAAAGAATTAGCGGTAATGGCAGCCCGTAATAGTCAGGGAGAAATCGCTATTTATACTGTAGTAGAAACCCAACAACAAGAACAAGTCTGTCGCCGTGTTTATGCACCTGCTCTGATTTCTGCTAAGATTAGTTTAGAAGTTGAGGCGATCGCCCGTACTTTATTAGAAAAACTAGATCTAGTGGGTATTGTGGGGATAGAGTTCTTTTTAACAAAGGATAACCGAGTTTTAGTGAATGAAATCGCCCCTCGTACTCACAATTCAGGACATTATACTATTGACGCTTGTAATATTTCTCAGTTTGAGATGCACTTAAGGGTAATTGCGGGTTTACCTTTGGATGATCCTAGTTTACAATGTCAGGGTGCGGTGATGGTCAATCTTTTAGGTTACGAATATAATATAAGTGATTATGCCCACAAGCGACGTCAATTAGAGAATCTTCCCCAAACTACGGTACATTGGTATGATAAGTTAGAATCTCGACCTGGACGCAAACTCGGACACGTAACTACTTTATTAAATGACTCTCAAGACTTACAGCAATTAAGTTTAATAGCCGAAAAAATAGAGTCTATTTGGTACTTTTAA